A segment of the Symmachiella macrocystis genome:
TCAAAACTCTCACGGACCGATCTGCCGGCTCAGCCATTTTGGCCGCCGCGCATCCTCTATTTTTGGAGCATCCATCTGCGGATTCATCCGAAGCCATCGCTGGTGCTTGACATCAGTGAGCACATCGAGACCAAAATGGAATCGATCCGTTGCTACGAAAGCCAAGTCCTCATCAACCGGCCCAAGGAATTCCCCACGATTCTTGACGACATTCAGGATCGCGCGCGGTATTGGGGATGGACCATCGGCAAGGGATACGGTGAGCCGTTTGCCAGCCGCGAGGAGATTGGGCTGGGCAGTTTGGAATCACTGATTTGAATCTCACAGCATGACCGCGGCTGCATTAAAACGGCAACGGTTTGCCGATTCGCTCTTGCGTTGCCAAGTCCAAGAGTTTTGCTGCCAGGGCGACATCCTCAATCGCCAGTCCGGTCGATTTGAACAACGTGACGCTATCCTTTTGCGGACGGCCTGTGTTGCGGCCGGTGACGATTGCTGATAGTTCGTGCATCAGCGGCCAATCGATCGCGTGTTCTGTGAGTGCCGCTGAGAAATCGCCCGCCTCTAATTGACATTGGGCAATGCTGTCGCAGGCAATGACATCGGCGCGGCGAACCGTGGTGACGTCGATTTCCGCTTTCTGCAAAAAATTCGAACCGACCACGTTGAGATGCGTCCCTTCGTCCAAAACGCGACCGTCGAACACCGGAGCCGAGCTGCCGGTGGCGGTGATCACAATATCCTTCTCCGTCGCAGCCGTGTCGGGCGCATGGACCGGTTCGACTTCGGTGTTGCACAATTCAGACATCTCGTCGGCGAAACGGCGGCGGTTTTCGTCGTTGCGGCTGTAGACTTCGACATAATCAATCTTGCGCGTTTCGCAGACTGCTTTTAACTGGGTGCGAGCCTGTTTGCCGGTGCCAAAAACACCAACGACTTTGGAATCGGGCCGCGCCATGTAGTCGGTGGCGACACCGGTAGCCGCGCCGGTGCGGAGTTGTCCCAAGTAATCGGCCTCGATCAACGCTAACAGTTTGCCGCTTTCGATCGAGTACAGACCAACAAGAAAGTCGACATGCCCGGGCCGGCTGGAGTAGTTTTTCCATCCGGCGACACCCAGATAGTCAGCCGAGGCTGACATGGTGTGCAAAAAGAACGGGCCAGGTGCGAAGGCGCGTGCGCGCGGCACGTTCTCCGCGGTTCCTTCGGCAAGAGCGACAAACGCCTGTTCCACGACTTCGATGGCCGTTTCCATATCCAACAGGTCGCGAACCTCTTCTTCAGTAATGAACAGTGCAGCCATGCCATCTCTTTCATTCGTGTGGGATGCGAAACTGCGAGCTTAAGTCATTCTAGCGGGGAGGGAACAGAGGGGCGCTCGTAAATCGTTAAAAAATGAGAATTCCTGCGAACAGATGCGTGCGGTTGTGTTTGCTCGTTTCATGGATTCGACATGATAAAAAACTATGATTCGACCAACTCGGCAATGGCCGCGTAGTTCTCCTTGAGGGATTGATACAACTTGCCATACAGGGGATAGGCGCGGTTGTAGGCGGCTTTGGTTTTGCGGTCGGGAGTGGTGCGGCTAGTTGTGTCGATGGCCGCTGCACATGCTTCGACGACGTCTTTATAGGCACCCGTTCCGGCTGCGGCGAGCAAGGCGACACCGAACGCGGGGCCCTCTTCGGCGTTGATGGTCATTACCGGCTTGCCATAAATATCCGCTTGCATTTGCCGCCAAAAGGGGCTGCGGGCGCCACCACCGGAGAGACGGATTTCGCGGACGGGGATTTTCATCCCCTCGATGATTTCCAGGCAATCCCGCATGGCGTACGTCGCGCCTTCCATCACCGAGCGAATCAAATGCGGTTTGCCGTGCCTCAGTGATAACCCAATCCAAGCGCCGCGAGCATGTGGGTCCGCGTGCGGTGTCCGTTCGCCGGTTAAATAGGGGAGAAAATACAACCCTTCGCAACTCGCCGGCGCCTGGGACGCCTCGGCGGTCAGCAATTCGTAGGGATCGATTTTTTGACGACGGGCGGCTTTCACTTCAGCGGCACCCAGTTGATTTCGATACCATTGAAAACTGCCACCTGCCGAAAGGACGACTCCCATCACATGCCACTTGTCACGGACCGCATGGCAAAAAGTATGCACGCGCCCTTGGGGATCGATTTGAACTTCGTCACTGTGCGCGAAGACAACGCCGCTGGTGCCCATTGTGGCGGAAATTACACCTCGGCGGACGATGCCGTTGCCGATCGCACCGGCCGCTTGGTCTCCCCCACCTCCAACCACCGGCACACCGGCGGCAAGGCCCATTTGTTTGGCGGCGATCGGCGAAAGCTTGCCGCTGACCTCTTCGGATTCAAATACCGGCGGCAGCAGTTCCTGGTCAATGTCCAATTTCTTGAGCAGCGGTTTACACCACCGCCGGCGTTTGACATCCAATAACAACGTTCCCGATGCGTCACTGACCTCCGTGGCGAATTCACCGGTGAGCCGGAAACGAACGTAGTCCTTCGGCAAAAGAATCTTCGCCGTTCGGGAATAGTTGCGGGTTTCGTGTTCGCGGAGCCAGAGGATCTTGGGAGCCGTGAATCCGGTCAGCGCTGGGTTGGCGACCATGTTGATCAGTTTTTTGCGTCCACCGGCCTTAGATTCGATCTCGGCGCATTGGGCGGCGGTCCGCTGGTCGTTCCATAAAATTGCCGGGCGGATGACATTGTGGTCGCGGTCCAAAAAGACGCTGCCGTGCATTTGTCCGCTCAGGCCGATCCCAGCGACCTCAGCCGGTTTGAATTTTCCAGCTTTGAGAACCTGCTTGACGGTGCGTACGGCAGCCTTCCACCAATCGGCCGGGTTCTGCTCGGACCATCCCGGTTTGGGGCTGTCGAGGGGGTATTCCGCTGTGGCGGATGCAACGATCTGACCGTCTTCTCGTATAGCCAACGTTTTCGTGCCGCTGGTGCCCACGTCGATGCCCAGATAAATTCCCATCGCTGTGAATCCTTGTTGCGAAATGTGACGGTCAATGAATGAAATGGTCTGCCCATTGGTTGATTGTCGTGTGGCAACTCGCCATTGCAGGGCGAAACCTGCCAATGAGATTCGCGCGCGCCACCGCATACAACAGAACATTTCTGGAGGAACGCCGTCAGCAAGATGCCGCGAGCGATTCTGCAGCATCGGCGACGAATTGTCCAGCAACAATACAGCAGTAGGGCCTACTGCCACCACGATGCCGCGTAAAGTGCCAAACATCGATCACGGCAACATCATCGGAAACAACCCCACCGGGTAGTCCGTATTGATGTCGGGCGGCGTGACTTCGGAGGCAATTTCTCCAGGGGCTCCTAGACCTTCGGAAATCAGCAATCCCTGCAGGCGGACGACGCTCAACCACAAGGCCGTTTGTATTTGCACCGCTGCGAGACTTTGGCGAAAATAGGTCCGCTGCGCGGTGAGCAATTGCAAATAATCGAGTTGTCCTTCTTTGTAGCCACGGCTCACCAGATCGAGATTCTGCTTGGCTTTGGGCAGGATTTTATCGCGATAACTCTCCATTTGTATCCGCGCGTTTTGATAGCTTTGAAACGCGGTGGCGAGACGGTCGCGCAGGTCCAACCGCAGACGTTCAATTTCGCGGCAGGCGCGAATATGCTCGGCTTGGGCGGCGGTGATATTGCCTTGATTGCGGTTGTGAATCGGGATCGGAAAACCGACTTGAATGTTGACGATGGTATAGTCCGTGGCGAAATCTTGTGCGATACCGAGTTGAGCATCCATGTTGGGAATCGGTTCGGCTTCGGCGCGTTGGATCGCCCACCGAGCGCGATGAACATTATAATACGCCGCCTGCAGTTCTGGGCTGTTTTCCGTCAACCAGTTCCAGACCGAATCGAATTCCAGATCCGGCGGGGTCTGGTCGAGACTGCCAACGAGGTTCTCTGGCTGTAATGCGGGGGAACCAACAGCCAGCGATAAACGTTTCAGCGAGGTTTGACGCACGACGCGCGATGTTTTGACCAGATTCAAATTACTCTGGGCTTCGATCTCGGCTTGCAGCACTTGCGAATAGGTCCCTTCCCCTGCTTTTTCCAAACTGCCTGCTATTTTCGCAGCCTGTTGCGCCAACTGTTGTAAGTCCAACGCTAGTTCCAACGTTTTATGTGCGCCGAGCGATTCATAAAATCGGCGGCGGACGGTGTTGATGACGCGATGTTGTTGCGTTTCTCGCCTCCAACGGGCTTGTTCAACAGCACTGCCTGCGACGGCGCGGTTCAATTCTAATTTACCGCCGCGAACAAATTCTTGCCCAATAAACAGTCCTTGTTGGCCGGCGTAACCCTCATTGCCGACTTCCGCTGCCTGATAACCCATGATCGGATTAGGACGTAGCCCGACTTGCTCACGCACACCATTGAGCCGCATGATCTCGGCGGCCGCTTGCTGTAATGTCGGATTGGTCGCCAGGGCCAACTCTTCCAATTCCGACAGCGAATAGGCGACCCCCGGTTCGGGCTGGATCGCATCCGGCGGAGACGATTTGATGGTGGACATGCTGGCATCGGAAAAATCGATAAACAAATCCGCGTTGGAAAGATGGACGACTCCCGAATCATCGGCCCGCGCCGCATCGACTTGACCAGGCAGCGGTTCATCAGCTTGTACGTATCGTTCGCGTGCTGGCAACGCCAAGACTAACGGTGCAGCGCTGAGGAGAACGAGTGCGAAGCGGCGCACGCGCTGGTAGGATCGTTCCATGGACTTCATCCCTGGGGAGAGGACGAGTGACTGCGGTGGGGTTTGGGTCATCTTACAACAGCGCTAGGTGCGGACCATGCGCATGACGTTTGTATCGACGGTAACAGTCATTGGGATTGAATGTTTCCTAAGGGTGGCTGGGTCTCTCTTGGCCGAGGTTGGCCAGAGCGGCGACAATTGTTGATCTTTTGGCTGCCACATGGTACAGACCCTGTTCACTCTCAAAACACGTGATGTGGAGTCGAGACTATGAAAATTGCCGGTGTGCAGATGGATGTCGCATTGGGACAACCCGCGGCGAATCTGACAAAGATTATCTCAAAATTGACCCAGACCGCCGCTGCCGGCGCGACGCTGACCGTGTTTCCTGAATGCGCACTGACGGGATATTGTTTCGACAGCCGCGAGGAAGCGCTCGAATCTGCCGAGACGATTCCCGGACCGTCAACGCAACGACTCGCCGAAGCGTGTGCAGCGACCAATAGTTTTGCCGTCGTCGGCATGCTGGAAGCAGCGGGGGAGAGTCTCTACAACGCTGCAGTGTTGGTTGGTCCCGCGGGGGTCTTGGGAAGTTACCGCAAGGTGCATTTGCCGTTTCTGGGCATCGACCGGTTTACCAGTTATGGCGATCGTCCCTTCGCTGTGCACGCTGCCGGCGGAATGAACGTTGGTATGAATATCTGCTATGACGCATCGTTTCCCGAGGCGGCTCGTTGCTTGGCATTGCAAGGGGCGGATTTGATCGCCTTGCCTACCAATTGGCCCCCCGGTTCCGAGTGTGCCGCTGCCAGCGCGATTAACACGCGTGCTTTGGAGAATGGCGTGTATTACATTGCCGTGAACCGTGTCGGTGAGGAAAATGGGTTTCCATTTATCGGACACAGTTGCATTGCCGACCCGACTGGAGCCACGTTGGCCACATTGCCTCACGACAACGAAGCCATTCTCTACGCCGAAATCGACCTGTCGCGTGCACGGAATAAACATTATGTTCGAGTGCCCGGCAAACACGAAATTGACCGCTTTGCTGACCGCCGTCCGCATCTCTACGGCCCGGTCATCGAGCCGCATGGACGAACGCCGCCGGGACGGACTGACGTCGATTGAGAATTGGCGAAAGGAATGCAGCAATCTCATGAAATCTACACTTAGCCCCGGGCGAAGGGATCGCCATTTTGTGGCTGCCAAGACTGGCGACAGGCAGCGGTTACGGTCGGCTGATACTGAGGCTGCGCATTGGACGCCGACTACTGGATTGTTGTAGGATAGGGGGGAACACAAATCTAGGTCCTTTGACGAATGCGGCCACCATGCTCCGTTTTTAGTCCGCGAACTTGTCACACAGTGAAAAACGTCGCTCATCTAAAGAATCATTTCATTCTCGAACCCCTCCCGTAAATGTCACCGCAGAATCCACAACTGCTCTACTTCTTGGCGCTGGCCGTCATTCCGGTGATATTGCATTTTCTGTTACGGGCCAAACCCAAAAAGTTGCTGTTTCCCGCGTTGCGGTTGATTCAGATGCAACGACGGGCCAACCGTCGGCGGATGCGATTGCGGCATTTATTGCTGTTGTTACTACGCATGGCCGTGATTGCACTGATAGTAATCGGGCTGGCGCGGCCCACGGTTCCCTCAGCCAATTATTCGCCGTCGATGAGTGAAATCGTGACGACGCTCTTCATTCTCGCAGCCGCGGCGGGCGGGTATTGGGCGATGTTGCGTTTTTGGCGCCGTAAACAATTACCGGAGTATGACTTGGCCCAGCGGCGGTCGTTTTTACGCGGAGGCGTTGCTGTTGGAACGTTGGTGCTGCTTCTGCTGCTTGTTGTTTGGCCCTTTCAACGGCGGATATCCGCGGCGATATCACAACCGACCATTCAACAGGCGGAAAACCTGCCCGTCGCAGCGGTGTTCCTGTTCGACACCAGTCTGAGCATGGACTTCAAATATGAAAATAAGACGCGGCTAGAACGTGCGGCAGAAATTGCCACGGAGCATCTGAATAACCTCCCCGGATCAAGTCGCATCGCCATTAGTGATACGGCATCCAATGAACCGATCCATTTCAGTCCCGATCGTGCTATCGCGCAAACACAGATTCAGGAATTGAAATCGTCAGCAATCTCCGCGGCCATCAATGACCGCATTCGCGCAGTGGTCGACCTGCAAGTGGACGACATTAGTCGCGGGCAAGGTGCGGTTGCTGACGGGGAGAAATTTGAAGATCAATTTGTCCGGGAATTGTACATTTTCACGGACTTGGCCCAGCACGCTTGGCAGCCAGAAGGAGCGCGGTTATTGCAAAATGAACTGGAACGCTTAGCGGCCTTGGGGGTGTATTTGATCGACGTTGGTGTCGAGGAACCCTCGAACACCAGTTTGACCGACTTGCGACTGTCCAGCCAAGCGGTTCCGCAAGGGGGTGTGGTGACGGTCGATGCAGCCGTGACCGGCAGCGGAACCGGCAGTGGTGTTAAGACTGTTGGGATTTCGATCCAAGGTCCTGGAGGTGAAATGATCGACCAGGGGAGCACCGACGTGCAGGTCGACCAAATCGCCACCCGCGCGCGGTTCCCCCTCAGCGGTTTGACCGGGCCGGTGGTCCAGGGAGAGGTCCGGTTAGAAACCGACGATTCGTTGTCGTTTGACGATGCCATTTCATTCACCATCGAAGTTCAGCCTCCCAAGCAAGTGCTGGTCGTCTCGGACAATTATGCGACGAAAGCCAATTTCTTCCGGACCGCTTTGTCGCCGGAGGAATTGGAACTCTCGGGGGATTCGCCGTATCGCACTAAAGTCATCGACTCGGCGAAGTTCGCTGCTGAGGATTTGAGCCGTTTCGATGTGGTCTGTTGGCTGGACGTGGGGCAGCCTGGATTCGCTGATTGGCGGGCTCTGCAACGATTTTTAGAGGCTGGCGGAGGGGCCGTTCTCTTTTTAGGCCCGAACGTCAACCAAGCCAGTTACCTCGATGAAACCGCTCAGGCTATTTTGCCGGCGGACTTATTGGCGAATCGTCCTTTCAAAGAAACCGAACAATTCGATCTGCGAAACCTCACGCATCCACTGTTGCGGACATTCGCCGAATGGGATACGAGCGAATTGGCGAGCGTAAACGTCACACGACACTGGCGGACAAAACCAGCCGACGATGCGACCGTGATCGTACCCTACACCGACGCGAACGAAACCCCGGCGATCATTGAACGCACCGTCGGCCAAGGCCGTGTCGTGATGATCACCACGCCGTTTGACCGCAGCGAATGGAGTAATCTAGTGACCTCCGTGAATGTCGCCGTGGTGCTCAGCGATCAGTTGGCGCAATACGTTTCCCGGCACGACGATGAGCGTTACAACTATACCGCCGGACAAATTCCCGTCATCAAACTCTCCGACGAATTCGAGATCAAACAGTTGCTGATCCGAAAGCCAGATCGCACACAACCGGGCAAGGATCTTCCGCCCGGCGCGGACGAAGTGGTGATTGACGATGCGCGGCTGTTGGGGAATTATCGCCTCATCCCTCGTAACGCCGACATTCAATTCGAACGAGGTTTCAGCATCAATGCCGTCGCCTCGGAAAGCGATCTTTCGCGTTTGGGCACCAGTGATCTTGATGAATTGTTCGGTGAAGGACGGTATGAAGCGGCCCGCGATATCGACAACCTCACACGACAAGTCCGGCAAGGCCGTGTCGGACGAGAAATTTTCCCTTGGGTGTTGGCAATAATGATTGGGATTTTTGTCGCTGAGCATTTCGTGGCCAATTATTTCTACGAAACCGAGACGACCGCCGCGGAAGATATCGCGCGCGGGATGTCATCAAACGCTGATCAACCAGCCGTCTAAGGGCCTACTGCGGATTCCCCATGTTCGACATCTTCCCCGACAACCTGCAACCCCGGATTGAACCCATCTGGCCCTGGCCGGTGGTGGTCGTGGTTTCGATTGTGTTGTTGGTGATCGTCCTGCGTTCCTATCGGCAGCGGGTCGCGCATTTATCACGGGGCACGCGATTCTGGTTGTTGGGGCTGCGAACGGTGGCGGCGTTGCTATTGATTTGGGCAATGTTCCGACCCTCGTTGGTTCTAACGGAAACCGATGAGCGCTCCGGGCAGTTGGTTCTCGTACACGAAAACTCGCGGAGCTTGGATCTCGCCGACGGTCCGGGTGGATTGACGCGCTGGGAGACGATTCTAAAAACATTGGCTGACAATCAAGACTTGTTGGACCAGATTAAAGAAAAGGTTGAGGTCGTACATTACGAGTTCAATAGCGAAATCACTCAGGTGGACAAGCCCTCCTCGGCCGCCGATGGGGAAATGACGGCCATCGGTCATGCCTTGGAATACCTGACCCGTACCCTGCAACCCGATGTCGTGACCGGTGTGTTTCTGTTTAGCGATGGAGCACAACGAGCGCTGCCGCCGTTCGACATCGATCCGCGCGGAGCAGTCCGCCAATACCGGGCGGCGCACAATGCGCCGATACACACCGTCGGCGTCGGTTCATCGAGTCTCACCGATTCGACGATGGATCAAATCGCTGAGGATTTGAAGGTCAATCCGACGGTGTTTGAAAAGAACCAAGTGCTGGTCGGAGCGAATATCCGCGCCTTGGGGGTCGCCAATCGCGATTTGACGGTCAAATTGATGGTCGAAGATCCCAGCATTCGTGATCCCAACAAGAACAACATGAAACTAGCGGCACCGGCGCAGAAGCTGCGCACGACACGCACACAAGACGTGCTGCCGGTCGAGTTTACATGGACGCCGCAATACGCGGGCGAATACAAAATCTCTATTGAAGTCGAGCCGCTTGAAGGCGAGTTGATTACCAGCAACAATGTGCTCACCACCTTTGTCACGGTGCTCAAAGGTGGGTTGAGCGTCGCTTACTTCGATATTTGGCGGCCAGAAATGGGAAAGCTGGCCGAGGTTGGCCGCTCTCCCGATATCCAAATCGACCGGCAAATCGTCCGCTATCGGGGCGAGGCTGAGCCGACGAAAATTCAAGACGAATGGTTCGAACCGGGCCGATACGACGTCTACATCATCGGCGACGTCCCTGCCAAGGTTTTTGGCGAACGGAACCTGAGGCGATTGGCCGAAGCTGTCAGTCAAGGTGCCGGTTTGATCATGACCGGCGGATTTCACAGTTTCGGTGCCGGCGGCTATGCGACGACACCGCTACAGGATCTGCTCCCGGTGGTGATGTACCCCACGGAGATCCTCAATGAGGATGAATTGGACGAGAGTTTGCAAATCTCCAATCCGGTACAAATGTTGCCGACCATCGAAGGTCGCGGCGATTTTGTGATGCGAATGGGGAATCTCGGCGACGAAAGTACCGGTTGGGAACAACTTCCCAAACTGGAAGGAGCAACCAAACTCACGCCCAAAAAGCTGGGACTGGCCCGCGTGCTGGCGGAAACTGAGACGCAACAACCGCTATTGATCGCCCAAGAATACAACCCCGGCCGCGTGATGGCTTTTGCCGGCGACACCACGTATCTGTGGTATCTGGCGGGATTCGCCAATGAGCAACAACAGTTCTGGCGGCAAGTGATCTTGTGGTTGGCGAACAAGGACTCACAAGGCGATGACTCGGTGTGGGTCAAACTCGAAGGACGGCGGTTTCGTCCCGGACAAAAAGTGCCCTTCACCTTCGGCGCTCGCGACGAAGAAGGTAAGCCGCTCACCGATGTCGAATTTCAAACACAAGTAGTCGGCCCGGAGGACAAACGATATCCCGTGGCTCCCCAACGCAGCGGTGATTTGAATTTCGGTGAATTCGCCGAATCCGCTTTGCCGGGTGAGTATCGCGTGGAAGTCAGCGCGGTGCGAAATGGAAAACCGTTGGGTTACAGTGCCAAAGCGCGGTTTGTGGTTTTCGAACAAGATTTGGAAATGTACAACCCGGCGGCCGACCCGTCACTGTTGCAAGAGATCTCGTCGGTCACGCAAGGACGGTTTCTATTGCCGGAAGATTTTCGCGGTTTTCTTGAGGAATTGATCGACAAGGGCATCAATCGCCAACTGACGCAAAACAAAGTGGTTTCGCTGTGGGACAACTGGATCTTATTGGTCTGTTTTGTCGGTGTGATGTCGACCGAATGGTTTCTCAGGAAAAAACGGGGAATGGTTTGATGCGGAGTTCTGATTGTCTCCGCCAACTCTGCTCAGTCGCCATGTGAGCGAAATCGCTATGCCAGCTAGAACATTTTCTGACGCAGAAGCCGCCATGCGCCGCGCCTTGGAAATCGCCGCCTGGGGGACCGGGCGGGTCGAACCGAATCCGCAGGTCGGGGCGGTGATCGTTGATGAGCAAGGAACGCTGATCTGTGAAGGACACCACCAACAATTCGGCGGCCCTCACGCAGAGGTCAACGCCATCACCGCAGCCGCCGGGAACACCGCCGGGAAAACATTGTTTGTCACGCTAGAACCGTGTT
Coding sequences within it:
- a CDS encoding ornithine cyclodeaminase family protein, yielding MAALFITEEEVRDLLDMETAIEVVEQAFVALAEGTAENVPRARAFAPGPFFLHTMSASADYLGVAGWKNYSSRPGHVDFLVGLYSIESGKLLALIEADYLGQLRTGAATGVATDYMARPDSKVVGVFGTGKQARTQLKAVCETRKIDYVEVYSRNDENRRRFADEMSELCNTEVEPVHAPDTAATEKDIVITATGSSAPVFDGRVLDEGTHLNVVGSNFLQKAEIDVTTVRRADVIACDSIAQCQLEAGDFSAALTEHAIDWPLMHELSAIVTGRNTGRPQKDSVTLFKSTGLAIEDVALAAKLLDLATQERIGKPLPF
- the xylB gene encoding xylulokinase; this encodes MGIYLGIDVGTSGTKTLAIREDGQIVASATAEYPLDSPKPGWSEQNPADWWKAAVRTVKQVLKAGKFKPAEVAGIGLSGQMHGSVFLDRDHNVIRPAILWNDQRTAAQCAEIESKAGGRKKLINMVANPALTGFTAPKILWLREHETRNYSRTAKILLPKDYVRFRLTGEFATEVSDASGTLLLDVKRRRWCKPLLKKLDIDQELLPPVFESEEVSGKLSPIAAKQMGLAAGVPVVGGGGDQAAGAIGNGIVRRGVISATMGTSGVVFAHSDEVQIDPQGRVHTFCHAVRDKWHVMGVVLSAGGSFQWYRNQLGAAEVKAARRQKIDPYELLTAEASQAPASCEGLYFLPYLTGERTPHADPHARGAWIGLSLRHGKPHLIRSVMEGATYAMRDCLEIIEGMKIPVREIRLSGGGARSPFWRQMQADIYGKPVMTINAEEGPAFGVALLAAAGTGAYKDVVEACAAAIDTTSRTTPDRKTKAAYNRAYPLYGKLYQSLKENYAAIAELVES
- a CDS encoding TolC family protein, encoding MERSYQRVRRFALVLLSAAPLVLALPARERYVQADEPLPGQVDAARADDSGVVHLSNADLFIDFSDASMSTIKSSPPDAIQPEPGVAYSLSELEELALATNPTLQQAAAEIMRLNGVREQVGLRPNPIMGYQAAEVGNEGYAGQQGLFIGQEFVRGGKLELNRAVAGSAVEQARWRRETQQHRVINTVRRRFYESLGAHKTLELALDLQQLAQQAAKIAGSLEKAGEGTYSQVLQAEIEAQSNLNLVKTSRVVRQTSLKRLSLAVGSPALQPENLVGSLDQTPPDLEFDSVWNWLTENSPELQAAYYNVHRARWAIQRAEAEPIPNMDAQLGIAQDFATDYTIVNIQVGFPIPIHNRNQGNITAAQAEHIRACREIERLRLDLRDRLATAFQSYQNARIQMESYRDKILPKAKQNLDLVSRGYKEGQLDYLQLLTAQRTYFRQSLAAVQIQTALWLSVVRLQGLLISEGLGAPGEIASEVTPPDINTDYPVGLFPMMLP
- a CDS encoding carbon-nitrogen hydrolase family protein, with translation MKIAGVQMDVALGQPAANLTKIISKLTQTAAAGATLTVFPECALTGYCFDSREEALESAETIPGPSTQRLAEACAATNSFAVVGMLEAAGESLYNAAVLVGPAGVLGSYRKVHLPFLGIDRFTSYGDRPFAVHAAGGMNVGMNICYDASFPEAARCLALQGADLIALPTNWPPGSECAAASAINTRALENGVYYIAVNRVGEENGFPFIGHSCIADPTGATLATLPHDNEAILYAEIDLSRARNKHYVRVPGKHEIDRFADRRPHLYGPVIEPHGRTPPGRTDVD
- a CDS encoding vWA domain-containing protein, yielding MSPQNPQLLYFLALAVIPVILHFLLRAKPKKLLFPALRLIQMQRRANRRRMRLRHLLLLLLRMAVIALIVIGLARPTVPSANYSPSMSEIVTTLFILAAAAGGYWAMLRFWRRKQLPEYDLAQRRSFLRGGVAVGTLVLLLLLVVWPFQRRISAAISQPTIQQAENLPVAAVFLFDTSLSMDFKYENKTRLERAAEIATEHLNNLPGSSRIAISDTASNEPIHFSPDRAIAQTQIQELKSSAISAAINDRIRAVVDLQVDDISRGQGAVADGEKFEDQFVRELYIFTDLAQHAWQPEGARLLQNELERLAALGVYLIDVGVEEPSNTSLTDLRLSSQAVPQGGVVTVDAAVTGSGTGSGVKTVGISIQGPGGEMIDQGSTDVQVDQIATRARFPLSGLTGPVVQGEVRLETDDSLSFDDAISFTIEVQPPKQVLVVSDNYATKANFFRTALSPEELELSGDSPYRTKVIDSAKFAAEDLSRFDVVCWLDVGQPGFADWRALQRFLEAGGGAVLFLGPNVNQASYLDETAQAILPADLLANRPFKETEQFDLRNLTHPLLRTFAEWDTSELASVNVTRHWRTKPADDATVIVPYTDANETPAIIERTVGQGRVVMITTPFDRSEWSNLVTSVNVAVVLSDQLAQYVSRHDDERYNYTAGQIPVIKLSDEFEIKQLLIRKPDRTQPGKDLPPGADEVVIDDARLLGNYRLIPRNADIQFERGFSINAVASESDLSRLGTSDLDELFGEGRYEAARDIDNLTRQVRQGRVGREIFPWVLAIMIGIFVAEHFVANYFYETETTAAEDIARGMSSNADQPAV
- a CDS encoding glutamine amidotransferase gives rise to the protein MFDIFPDNLQPRIEPIWPWPVVVVVSIVLLVIVLRSYRQRVAHLSRGTRFWLLGLRTVAALLLIWAMFRPSLVLTETDERSGQLVLVHENSRSLDLADGPGGLTRWETILKTLADNQDLLDQIKEKVEVVHYEFNSEITQVDKPSSAADGEMTAIGHALEYLTRTLQPDVVTGVFLFSDGAQRALPPFDIDPRGAVRQYRAAHNAPIHTVGVGSSSLTDSTMDQIAEDLKVNPTVFEKNQVLVGANIRALGVANRDLTVKLMVEDPSIRDPNKNNMKLAAPAQKLRTTRTQDVLPVEFTWTPQYAGEYKISIEVEPLEGELITSNNVLTTFVTVLKGGLSVAYFDIWRPEMGKLAEVGRSPDIQIDRQIVRYRGEAEPTKIQDEWFEPGRYDVYIIGDVPAKVFGERNLRRLAEAVSQGAGLIMTGGFHSFGAGGYATTPLQDLLPVVMYPTEILNEDELDESLQISNPVQMLPTIEGRGDFVMRMGNLGDESTGWEQLPKLEGATKLTPKKLGLARVLAETETQQPLLIAQEYNPGRVMAFAGDTTYLWYLAGFANEQQQFWRQVILWLANKDSQGDDSVWVKLEGRRFRPGQKVPFTFGARDEEGKPLTDVEFQTQVVGPEDKRYPVAPQRSGDLNFGEFAESALPGEYRVEVSAVRNGKPLGYSAKARFVVFEQDLEMYNPAADPSLLQEISSVTQGRFLLPEDFRGFLEELIDKGINRQLTQNKVVSLWDNWILLVCFVGVMSTEWFLRKKRGMV